A genomic stretch from Desulfohalobium retbaense DSM 5692 includes:
- a CDS encoding 3'-5' exoribonuclease YhaM family protein — protein sequence MQSKNLFVSDLQQGSAIEDLFLIAEARSAETRNGQPYWDLVLQDATGKVSAKIWAPLSQQANGLAPGQFLHVQAKVELFREKFQLNITRFEEIDPEGETLDWSAFVPRTAEAPETILEDLEQLCRDELQHKPWRALCRSVLRDPEIRQRLLQAPAAKSVHHAYRGGLLEHTRQVCRVCLQFAALYPDLDKELLFVAALFHDFGKAWELEGLATWDYSDAGQLLGHIHLGLERLEPFLRRQKGLDPELALHLKHAILSHHGELEFGSPKRPKTPEAFALHFADNLDSKLTTASAALNDLGEHDGGWTPKVWALQRQLFKRTPTPAPMATQHRPREDQCSLPLKE from the coding sequence ATGCAGTCAAAGAACCTGTTTGTTTCCGATCTGCAACAGGGCTCGGCCATTGAAGATCTGTTCCTTATTGCCGAAGCCCGAAGCGCGGAAACACGCAACGGCCAGCCCTATTGGGATCTCGTCCTCCAGGACGCAACCGGGAAGGTGTCGGCCAAGATATGGGCGCCGTTGAGCCAACAGGCCAACGGCCTGGCTCCAGGGCAATTTCTTCATGTCCAGGCCAAAGTCGAACTCTTTCGCGAAAAATTCCAGCTCAATATCACTCGGTTTGAGGAAATCGATCCTGAAGGGGAGACATTGGACTGGTCGGCATTTGTGCCCCGGACAGCAGAAGCGCCGGAAACCATTTTAGAGGATCTGGAACAACTCTGCAGAGACGAATTGCAGCACAAACCGTGGCGCGCCCTCTGCCGCTCCGTGCTCCGGGATCCTGAAATCCGGCAACGACTCCTGCAGGCCCCCGCGGCCAAATCGGTCCACCACGCCTATCGCGGTGGCCTTCTGGAACACACCCGACAAGTCTGTCGCGTCTGTCTGCAATTCGCCGCGCTCTATCCGGATCTGGACAAGGAATTGCTCTTTGTCGCGGCCTTGTTCCATGATTTCGGCAAGGCCTGGGAACTTGAGGGGCTGGCGACATGGGATTACAGTGATGCTGGCCAACTCCTGGGGCATATCCATCTTGGGCTCGAACGTCTCGAGCCGTTTCTGCGCCGCCAAAAAGGCCTGGATCCGGAATTGGCCCTGCACCTCAAGCACGCCATCCTCAGCCACCACGGGGAGTTGGAGTTCGGGTCGCCGAAACGACCGAAAACCCCGGAAGCCTTTGCCCTGCACTTTGCAGACAACCTCGATTCCAAATTGACAACAGCGTCCGCCGCGCTCAATGACCTGGGCGAACATGATGGGGGGTGGACACCGAAAGTCTGGGCGCTCCAGCGGCAACTGTTCAAACGGACACCGACACCGGCTCCGATGGCGACACAACACCGCCCCAGGGAGGATCAATGTTCATTACCTTTGAAGGAATAG
- a CDS encoding ferredoxin-thioredoxin reductase catalytic domain-containing protein: protein MNVEELYTKLRALQEPKGYYFNNDTDMVMDLLQSLLINKERYGYMACPCRLASGNKELDKDILCPCVYREPDVADYGSCYCGLYVSKEWNDGRIPHDFVPERRPPEKVLQALQHASSDE, encoded by the coding sequence ATGAACGTTGAAGAGTTATACACCAAGCTGCGTGCCTTGCAGGAACCCAAAGGGTATTACTTCAACAACGACACAGACATGGTCATGGATCTTTTGCAGAGCCTGCTGATCAACAAGGAGCGCTACGGCTACATGGCCTGTCCTTGCCGTCTGGCTTCCGGCAACAAGGAATTGGACAAGGATATCCTGTGTCCCTGTGTCTACCGGGAACCGGATGTGGCGGACTATGGCAGTTGTTACTGCGGGTTGTACGTGTCCAAAGAATGGAATGATGGACGGATCCCCCATGATTTTGTCCCCGAACGCAGACCCCCGGAAAAAGTCCTTCAGGCCCTGCAACATGCCAGCAGCGACGAGTAA
- a CDS encoding NifU family protein, translated as MREKIEAALDKVRPVLQADGGDIELVEITDNNIVRVRLQGACKGCPMSQMTLKNGVERVLLKEVPEIKGVESV; from the coding sequence ATGCGTGAAAAAATAGAAGCTGCTCTGGATAAGGTCCGCCCCGTCCTCCAGGCCGATGGGGGCGACATCGAACTTGTTGAAATTACTGACAACAACATCGTCCGAGTCCGTTTGCAAGGCGCTTGCAAAGGATGCCCTATGTCCCAGATGACCCTTAAAAACGGCGTCGAGCGCGTTCTTTTAAAGGAAGTCCCGGAAATAAAAGGGGTGGAATCCGTTTAG
- the tmk gene encoding dTMP kinase, producing MFITFEGIEGCGKSTQSTLLAQWLKNHGWEVQTTREPGGSRLGQNLRSILLSMESRDLTGESELFLYLADRAQHVHQTIKPALDKGAVVLSDRFADSTVVYQGYGRGLDPNLLHTLNDVAVQGVWPDLTLLFDLPVELGLKRAMARNFQDNKTEQEGRFEAESLAFHSRVREGYLTWAALNKNRFQVVDAEPDPETIFNEVQRILRHRFPKWFPE from the coding sequence ATGTTCATTACCTTTGAAGGAATAGAAGGCTGCGGCAAATCCACGCAATCGACCCTTCTCGCCCAATGGCTCAAGAACCATGGTTGGGAGGTGCAGACCACCCGGGAACCCGGGGGCAGTCGCCTTGGCCAGAATCTGCGCTCCATTTTGTTGAGTATGGAAAGCAGGGACCTGACCGGCGAAAGCGAACTCTTTCTCTATCTTGCCGACCGCGCCCAGCATGTGCACCAGACGATCAAGCCCGCCCTGGACAAAGGCGCTGTGGTTCTCTCGGACCGTTTTGCGGACTCCACAGTGGTCTATCAGGGCTACGGCCGGGGACTGGACCCCAATCTCCTGCACACCCTCAACGACGTCGCGGTCCAGGGAGTCTGGCCGGATCTGACCCTGCTTTTCGACCTGCCGGTGGAGTTGGGGCTGAAACGGGCCATGGCCCGCAATTTTCAGGACAACAAGACCGAACAGGAAGGGCGTTTCGAAGCTGAAAGTCTGGCCTTCCATTCCCGGGTCCGTGAAGGGTACCTGACCTGGGCGGCCCTGAACAAAAACCGCTTCCAGGTCGTTGACGCCGAGCCGGATCCAGAGACCATTTTCAACGAGGTCCAGCGGATACTGCGCCACCGGTTTCCAAAATGGTTTCCCGAGTAA
- a CDS encoding 2-oxoacid:acceptor oxidoreductase subunit alpha codes for MSPKKKATRELFALGNEAVVEGALLAGCSYFAGYPITPSTEIAELMSTRLPATEDGVFLQMEDEIASLGAVIGASLAGRKAMTATSGPGFSLMQEHLGYACMTEVPLVLVNVMRGGPSTGLPTSPAQGDVQQARWGTHGDHPIIVLSASNVQQCLDMTVRAFNFAEKYRTPVVLLLDEVTAHTREKVRVPSSSECEVLSRITPSMPPEWYVPYEDSMRGVPPMPPLGSGYRFHVTGLTHDENGYPTSKTDEVDDLVKRLHRKIDQFFYDIQVVHEEQCEDAEVAVITYGCVARSAHLAVQQAREKGYKVGLLELNTLFPFARSAVERLTRQCRALVVPEMNMGQISREVKRVNNGRAQILTLNRVDGQIVTPGELLKTVIKA; via the coding sequence ATGAGCCCGAAGAAAAAAGCCACTCGTGAATTGTTTGCCCTCGGCAACGAGGCCGTGGTGGAGGGGGCCCTTCTGGCCGGATGTTCCTATTTTGCCGGCTACCCTATCACCCCCTCGACCGAGATTGCCGAATTGATGTCCACCCGTCTTCCCGCTACCGAGGACGGGGTTTTTTTGCAGATGGAAGACGAGATCGCCAGCCTGGGAGCGGTCATCGGTGCTTCCTTGGCCGGTCGCAAGGCCATGACTGCCACCTCCGGGCCAGGCTTTTCCCTGATGCAGGAACATCTGGGATACGCTTGTATGACCGAGGTCCCCCTGGTCCTGGTCAATGTCATGCGTGGGGGCCCGAGCACGGGACTCCCGACCAGTCCGGCCCAGGGCGATGTCCAGCAGGCGCGGTGGGGCACTCACGGCGACCACCCGATTATCGTCCTCTCGGCCAGCAATGTGCAGCAATGTCTGGACATGACTGTACGGGCCTTCAATTTTGCCGAGAAATATCGCACCCCGGTGGTGCTTTTGCTCGATGAAGTCACTGCGCACACCCGGGAAAAGGTCCGGGTCCCCTCGTCGTCAGAATGCGAGGTCCTGTCGCGCATCACGCCCTCCATGCCCCCAGAATGGTATGTCCCCTACGAGGATTCCATGCGCGGAGTGCCGCCGATGCCGCCGCTGGGCAGCGGGTACCGCTTCCATGTCACGGGGCTGACCCATGATGAAAACGGCTACCCGACCTCGAAAACGGACGAAGTCGACGACCTGGTCAAACGTCTGCACCGCAAGATTGATCAATTCTTTTATGATATCCAGGTGGTGCATGAAGAGCAGTGCGAGGACGCCGAGGTTGCGGTGATCACCTATGGATGCGTGGCGCGCTCGGCCCATCTGGCTGTGCAACAGGCCCGGGAAAAAGGGTATAAAGTCGGCTTGCTCGAACTCAACACCTTATTCCCCTTTGCCCGCTCGGCTGTGGAGCGGCTCACCCGGCAATGCCGGGCGCTGGTGGTTCCGGAAATGAATATGGGCCAAATCTCCCGAGAGGTGAAACGGGTCAACAACGGCCGGGCGCAAATCCTGACGCTCAACCGCGTTGACGGGCAAATCGTTACGCCTGGAGAACTGCTCAAAACTGTTATCAAGGCATGA
- a CDS encoding glutaredoxin family protein produces the protein MADITLYALSTCVHCKHTKEFLDECNVNYDCIYVDRLSGDERNDTIREIKKLNPNLSFPTLVIGDTIIVGYKKEDIEQALENHS, from the coding sequence ATGGCAGATATCACGCTGTACGCCCTGAGCACCTGCGTACATTGCAAACACACCAAAGAATTTTTGGACGAATGCAATGTGAACTACGACTGCATCTATGTCGATCGGCTCAGCGGCGACGAGCGCAACGATACCATCCGGGAAATCAAAAAGCTCAATCCCAACCTTTCGTTCCCGACCCTGGTCATTGGAGACACGATCATCGTTGGATACAAAAAGGAAGACATCGAGCAGGCCCTGGAGAATCACTCATGA
- a CDS encoding 4Fe-4S dicluster domain-containing protein encodes MPKKPKKGNTKVWVYPDWCKGCGLCVAFCPGKVLELNEQGKAEVVHPEECINCGFCELHCPDFAIVVTPKEGAEQETAPQAHEGQTSAAPDC; translated from the coding sequence ATGCCGAAAAAGCCGAAAAAAGGGAACACCAAAGTCTGGGTCTATCCGGACTGGTGTAAAGGATGCGGGTTGTGTGTGGCCTTTTGCCCCGGCAAAGTGCTTGAGCTCAACGAACAGGGCAAGGCCGAAGTGGTCCATCCGGAAGAGTGTATCAACTGCGGGTTTTGCGAGCTGCACTGCCCGGATTTTGCCATCGTGGTTACCCCGAAGGAGGGCGCGGAGCAGGAAACGGCGCCCCAGGCACATGAGGGGCAGACGTCTGCCGCACCGGATTGTTAA